Proteins found in one Gemmatimonadota bacterium genomic segment:
- a CDS encoding PHB depolymerase family esterase, with translation MLDLLKCSTYRAALLVLLGCGLSACDGEVLGVGYGGGEYEQRIRVGDRLRDYVVYVPRAISPGTEVPLLLAFHGTGMSAETMMLLTWFNEQAERLGIVVAYLQADGDGWVSVGSPPVGEPTGELGFVEAVIDRLDRDLDIDRSRVYAAGFSNGGLMMQRLGCQFYDRIAAVGIVGATIAFPVIQGCLPQRHVPAMFFLGDLDTQFPWSDNLAANLGLLGAESSGQFWADLNECGPTRVDTDLPDTADDDTTVERWDWPNCPADGQVVFYHIRRGGHTWPGSPLNLGPSLGTKSRDIDASRLLGDFLVQQGLGGLQ, from the coding sequence GGTGCGGTCTCTCCGCCTGCGATGGCGAGGTCCTGGGAGTCGGCTACGGCGGCGGCGAGTACGAACAGCGGATCCGCGTCGGCGACCGGCTGCGGGACTACGTCGTGTACGTGCCGCGTGCGATCTCCCCCGGAACCGAGGTACCGCTGCTTCTGGCGTTCCACGGAACCGGAATGTCTGCCGAGACCATGATGCTGCTCACCTGGTTCAACGAGCAGGCGGAGCGTCTCGGGATCGTGGTGGCCTACCTGCAAGCCGATGGCGACGGTTGGGTCAGTGTCGGCTCCCCGCCGGTGGGTGAGCCGACCGGAGAGCTGGGCTTCGTCGAGGCCGTGATCGACCGGCTGGACCGCGATCTCGACATCGACCGCAGCCGGGTCTATGCCGCGGGCTTCTCGAACGGGGGCCTCATGATGCAGCGCCTCGGCTGCCAGTTCTACGACCGCATCGCGGCAGTCGGCATCGTCGGGGCAACGATCGCGTTCCCGGTCATCCAGGGGTGCCTGCCCCAGCGTCACGTACCCGCCATGTTCTTCCTGGGCGACCTCGACACGCAGTTTCCCTGGTCCGACAACCTGGCCGCGAACCTGGGCCTGCTGGGAGCCGAGAGCAGCGGCCAGTTCTGGGCGGATCTCAACGAATGCGGCCCCACGCGCGTGGACACCGACCTCCCCGACACCGCCGACGACGATACCACGGTGGAGCGCTGGGACTGGCCGAACTGCCCGGCGGACGGGCAGGTCGTGTTCTACCACATCCGCCGGGGCGGCCACACCTGGCCGGGCTCGCCGCTCAACCTGGGACCCAGCCTGGGAACCAAGTCGCGCGACATCGACGCCAGCCGTCTGCTGGGCGACTTCCTGGTGCAGCAGGGG